In Beijerinckiaceae bacterium, the sequence GCGCCAATTGGGCTGCGCCAACCGAATCGGCTTCTTCCTCCATATACCGTGGCCGGGCCCGGATGTGGCAACCGCCTTGCCCGCCTACCAGCGGCTCATCCGTTCCTTGGGATCCTATGATGTCATCGGATTTCAAACCAATTCCGACGCCGATAATTTCCGCGATTGCATTGTGAATGCCAATGCCGGGCGGGTCGCTGGCGGTGATTGGTGCGAAGTCGACGGCCGCCGCGTCCAGGTGAACGCGTTTCCTATCAGCATTGACACCCAGGCTTTCGCGCAAGAGGCGCAGGCCGGTGAAAAAAATATTTCCGTGAAGCGGACGCTGGCCAGCCTCGACGGGCGCGACTTGATTATCGGCGTCGATCGGCTGGATTATTCAAAGGGCCTGAAAAAGCGCATCGAAGCGTTCTGTGGTTTCATCGAACGTTCGCCGCAAGCGACACGGGCACGGGTAACCATGCTGCAGATCACCCCCAAGTCGCGCTCGGAAGTTCCCGAATATGCCCGTATGCAGCGCGAGCTGGCGGAAGAAGTCGGCCGGGTCAACGGCAAGCTCGGAGACGTGGACTGGACCCCGCTCCGCTATATCAACAAGACGATCAGCCGATCGGCCCTTGCGGGGCTCTATCGCATCGCCCGCATCGGCCTTGTGACTCCTTTGCGTGACGGCATGAATCTGGTCGCCAAGGAATATGTTGCGGCGCAATCGCCGGAAAACCCCGGCGTGCTCATATTGTCCCAATTCGCTGGCGCCGCCCAGGAACTGAAGAGCGCGCTGATCGTCAACCCCTATGACGTCGAAGCGACCTCTGCCGCCATCGCACGTGCTTTCACCATGCCGATCGAGGAGCGCAAAGATCGTTGGAACGCCATGATGACGGTGCTTCGCGCCAATACCATCCATGATTGGACGACCCATTTCCTCCAGGCCTTAGGCAGTGAGCCGGACGGCGCCGAAATCGATTCGGCCCTGAACGGCCCTTCCGCGAGCGCCGAGATAGGGCGGTCCGATTCGCGCCCCGCGCCGCCGCTTTGGACCGCGCTGCGGCACTGAGATTTGCCGATCGGGAGGACCGCTCAAAGCGGAAATGGTCAGCTGCGCCGGATTTTCACATCGAGGTCGGGGACGATTTCCAACAGTAGGCGCAAATCGAGCAGAGCGCCGCTGAGCGTGTCGAACACATGCGCATCATCGGTCACGCCTGAGAACGAGGCCTGTAGGATTCCATCGACCGTCGCAACACCGCGCAAGGTTCCGCTCCCCTCCAGCATGCGCTTTTTGATTGCGTCGGAAAGTGCACGTTCTATTTCGATTTGATCCACCACGACCGCGTCCTCCATCTCGGCAGTAACGAGCACTGACGCGCTTGGCTTCAGCGCATCCGCCCTCGCAATCTTTCGCCCGGGCGCTATTTATAAGTTGGTTGGCGCTTCAGCCAGGGCTATATTTCACACACCAAACAAAAACGGAATACACACATAAGATCGGAAACAAAGGCTTTTGAGACGAGGGAGGTACATTATGATCCCCCTGTTAGCTCTTTGGGTCGGTGCTCTCAGTGTCGTTAGTATTTTCAACAGCGTTCCGCCCGAGAATACGCGGCAGAATGTCTATGGGATCGCGCTCTGGATTTTATCCTGCTGCATTTTGGTAATTTCAGCCGCGATTTTCATGGTCAGTATCGTTTCACCCTTGGGAATCCATCCGCAAGGCTACACTTAAGGCGTTGCGCGATCGCGGCGCGACCAGCTGAATGCGCGGAGACGGTTGCTGTTCCCTGCCCGCAGCGGGTTAGGAAAAGCGGGCTTCGCGTTTCGACTTTAAGAGGAGGCGAGCCGATGCATTTTACTGTCGGGCTTAAGCTGAACGGCAGGACGGACCATGTTCTCGTCGACGCCGAAGATGCGCTCATCGCCGCGCTTAAAGTCAAGGCGGATCGCCCGGACGCCGTGATTACCTATGTCCGCCAACAAAATCGGCGCGGTGATGCACGGCATCCTTCGCATGCCCTTGCCGAAGGCAATCAATAAAGGCGCCGCGGCAACAAGGCCCCTTTTATGATTTGCTGGCTTGGATACCGCTGATGGCCATTTGAATCGGCCGCAAGGCCAATCTGGCGAGGCTAAAATAGAATTTCCGCAATTTCGTCGTCTGCGCGACAAAGCCTTCATAGGAGGTCTTTGCATAGTCCGTCTGGATCTGGATTGCGCTGTCCACCGACTTGGCCCTCACCAGATCCTCGACGAAAACCAGACTGTTGTCGATCGACTTTTTCGAATAGACCGTCCATTCGGCAATGAAGGCCTGAAAGATGGCCGCGAAGGAAAAAAATGGCAGCGTTACTGCCGGGTGCACATCTGACGACCGGTGTGAGCCGTTATTTTCCACAACGTGCGTGCTGAGATCCCTGCCCGTAATTGCAGCTTCGGCCGTCCCGGTGCCCGGGGCCAGCTCAAAGCTGGAGACCTGCGTGCCCCCCTCTTCGCCATGCTCGGAACTGGCAAATACGCCTTCATTTTCTAGAGCGGCTTCCGCTTCCGGGCGCGCGGTCACTGGAGCGGTTTCATTGGCTTTGGGCGTGCCGCGCCGTCTTGCCACGCGACGTGCCTTAGGCAGGCCAGATTCCTTGGCAGGGTCTGTTTCTTTAACCACGTCATACCCCCGATGTTGATGTCTTAACCGATGGTCGGAGCCTAAAAATCGGCGAATCGGTTTCGCATCGATACCTTATGAAAATTATGCGCCAATTACGCCGGGATTGTGCTGCGCTGCGATACAGGCTCCGGGCTCTGGCAATGTTGATGGCATGGGATCCACCTTCCCGCCCAGCAAGAATCGAAGAACAAAAAAAGAACTTGAAGCCGCGAACAAATCATGTACAATTCCATTATTGCAGCGCACGTTGCGCGTGGACTTCGCACATGCCAGAAGGGAATATAGCCGTGCCTCCAGCCAGCCTTCGCGTCGTAGAAGGGACATCCGTGGACAAAACCAAGGCGCTCGACGCCGCTCTGTCGCAGATCGAACGCGCCTTCGGGAAGGGCTCGATCATGCGGCTGGGCAAAAACCAGAAGGTTGTCGAGATCGACACCGTGCCGACGGGTTCGCTCGGCCTGGACATTGCCCTCGGTGTCGGGGGACTCCCGCGCGGGAGAGTGATCGAGATTTACGGCCCTGAATCGTCTGGCAAAACGACCTTGACCTTGCATGTCATCGCCGAAGCCCAGAAAAAGGGCGGCGTCTGTGCCTTCATCGACGCCGAACATGCGCTCGATACCATCTATGCCCGTAAACTCGGGGTCAATCTCGAAGATCTTTTGATTTCGCAGCCTGACACCGGCGAGCAGGCGCTTGAGATCACCGATACGCTGGTCCGCTCCGGCGCTGTCGATGTTCTGGTCATCGATTCGGTCGCAGCCTTGACCCCGCGCGCCGAAATCGAAGGCGAAATGGGCGACAGCCAGCCGGGCCTTCAGGCGCGCCTCATGAGCCAGGCTCTGCGCAAACTCACCGCGTCGATTTCGCGCTCGCAGACAATGGTGATCTTCATCAATCAAATCCGGATGAAGATCGGCGTCATGTATGGCAGCCCCGAGACTACGACCGGCGGGAATGCTTTGAAGTTCTATGCCTCGGTTCGGCTCGACATTCGCAGGATCGGATCGATCAAGGACCATGACGAAGTCACGGGCAACCAGACTCGGGTCAAGGTCGTCAAGAACAAAGTCGCCCCGCCGTTCAAACAGGTCGAATTCGACATCATGTACGGCGAAGGCATATCGAAAATAGGGGAGCTTATCGATCTTGGCGTAAAGGCCGGCGTCGTCGAAAAATCCGGAGCCTGGTTCTCCTACGACAGTCAGAGACTCGGCCAAGGCCGGGAAAATTCCAAGAATTTCCTCAAAGCCAATCCGCAGCTTGCCGAGCGGATCGAAAAGGAAATACGCGAGAACTCGGGTCTCATCGCCGATCGCATTCTCGATCAGGCTGATGGATCGGCCGAGGACACCGGCAGCTAGAGCGCTTCCCGATCAGATGGAATCATCTGATCGAAAAGGAATCGCTCAAGTTCAACGAGTTGGAGCATGTTCTAATCGAAAAAGTCGGTCAACTTTTTCGGAACATGCTCTAGACTTAGCGCCAAAGTCAACGCGATTAATGGGCAGCCTATCAGGCTTATGCCGGCGCCCCCGGGACTCGACGGCTTCTGGCTCTCGATCCTGCGGTCAGCCGGCATAATTTTTTGCCGATGCGGGAGGATCACGGACAGAAGCCCTTCTTCCATCAGCGGATAAATTCGTCGTGGCGGCCTATTCAGCTTGGAAGGAACATGCTTTAAAATGAACCCTGATTTCCAGCGGCGCAGACGCCGAGGCTTAGGCTGTTTTCAAGCAAGCGGTGAGCCTGCAGCGAAATTGACTCCGCAATACAAAACCGAAACTCGACCGAGACTGCAGGTAAAGTGAAATGAACGGGGTCAACGAGATCCGGTCGGCCTTCCTCGATTTTTTCAAAAGCAATGGGCACGAGATTGTGGCGTCCTCGTCCCTCGTGCCGCACAATGACCCGACGCTCATGTTTACCAACGCCGGAATGGTTCAGTTCAAGAACCTTTTTACCGGTGTCGAAAAGCGCGCCTATACGCGCGCGGCGAGCGCCCAGAAATGCGTCCGGGCCGGTGGCAAACACAATGATCTCGACAATGTCGGCTACACGGCGCGCCACCACACTTTCTTTGAAATGCTGGGAAATTTTTCCTTTGGCGATTATTTCAAGCCGCTTGCGATCGAGCTTGCCTGGAAGTTGGTCACCCAAAAATTTGATCTGGACCAAAGCCGGCTTCTGGTCACGGTCTATCATGACGACGACGAAGCCTATGATCTATGGAAAAGGATCGCGGGGCTGCCCGATTCGAAGATCATTCGCATAGCGAGCTCCGATAATTTTTGGGCGATGGGAGACACCGGACCTTGCGGTCCCTGTTCGGAGATCTTTTTCGACCAAGGCGACAAGATTCCGGGCGGCCCGCCCGGCAGTCCCGACGAAGATGGCGACCGTTTCCTGGAGTTCTGGAATCTCGTCTTCATGCAGTTCGAGCAGGTTTCCCCCGGCCTTCGCGTCGAACTCCCGCGGCCCTCCATTGATACCGGCATGGGGCTCGAACGGATCGCCGCGCTGCTGCAGGGGGTTCCCTCCACGTATGACATCGACCTGATGCGGTCCTTGATCCTCGCCGTCGCTGCCGCGACCGGCGTCGATCCGGACGGTCCGCAAAAGGCGAGCCACAGAGTCATTGCCGACCATCTTCGTTCATCGGCGTTTCTTGTTGCCGATGGAGTTCTCCCCTCGAACGAGGGCCGTGGTTATGTGCTTCGCCGCATCATGCGTCGGGCGATGCGGCATGCCCAGATGCTTGGCGCCCGCGAACCATTGATGTGGCGTCTCGTCCCCGCGCTTTCGCGCGAAATGGGTCAGGCCTATCCCGAGCTTTTGCGCGCCGAAGCCCTCATTACCGAAACCCTGCGGCTTGAAGAGACCCGTTTTCAGGACACGCTGGCGCGCGGCCTTTCGATCCTCGACGATGCAACCCGGGATCTTCCCCAAGGCGGCACGCTGCCGGGGCAAGTCGCCTTCAAACTTTATGACACGTTTGGGTTTCCGCTCGATCTTACGCAGGACGCCTTGCGTGCGCGATCGCTCCATGTGGACATCGAGGGGTTTCAGGCCGCGATGGAACGCCAGCGGGCCGAGGCCCGCAAGGCGTGGGCGGGTTCCGGCGAAGCCGCCACCGAGGCGGTCTGGTTTGCGGTCAAGGAAAAGGTTGGGGCAACGGAATTTCTGGGCTACGACCTGGAGCAGGCCGAAGGCCTTGTCGCGGCGATCATAAAAGACGGCACGGAAGTTGACCGTCTGAGCCAAGGCGAGTCGGGATTCGTCATCCTGAACCAAACACCGTTTTATGGTGAATCCGGCGGCCAGGTCGGCGACACCGGATGGATGCAAACCAAGGGCGTGCGCTTTCGCGTCGGCAATACGCAAAAAAAGCTCGGCAACCTTTATGTTCATGAAGGTTCGGTCGAAGCAGGCGAACTGCGTCCGGGGCTTTCCCTCGAGCTGATCGTCGATCACGAGCGTCGGAAGGCACTACGGGCCAACCATTCGGCGACGCATCTTTTGCATGAGGCTCTGCGCCAGACCCTCGGCAGCCATGTTTCCCAAAAGGGATCGCTGGTCGCCCCGGACCGCCTGCGCTTTGATTTTACCCATCAAAAGCCGATCAGCTCGGAAGAACTTGCTCGTATCGAAGACATCGCCAATCGGGCTGTGCTCGACAACGCACCCGTGGTGACCCGTTTGATGAGCGTGGATGATGCCATTAAGTCCGGTGCCCGCGCCCTTTTCGGCGAGAAATACGGCGACGAAGTGCGGGTCGTCGCGATGGGCTATCCCCTCGAACATGAAAAGGATTCGCACCCCGACGCCGCCTTTTCAACCGAGCTTTGCGGCGGCACCCATGTCGAGCGCACCGGCGACATCGGTCTCATTAAGATCATCTCCGAAAGCGCCGTCGCGGCGGGCGTCCGCCGCGTGGAAGCCAAAACGGCAACCGAAGCGCGCCGCCACCTGACCGCTCAGGCGCAACGGCTGCATGAGGTCACAGCGCTTCTCAGGGCACCGGAAGAAGATGCCGCCAAACGTCTAGCCAACCTCATTGAAGAGAGCCGCAAGCTCGAACGTGAATTAAGCGAGGCCCGCAGAAAACTCGCCCTGGGCGGAACCGGATCTGCAAGTGGCCAGCCCCTGCAGGACATCAGCGGAATCAAATTCTTGGCCCGCACGGTTTCCGGAATTGCCATGAAAGATCTGAAATCGCTGGTGGACGACGCAAAGCAAAGCGTCGGCTCCGGGGTTGTCGCGATCGTGGGCGTTGATGACGAAGGCAAAGCCGGAATTGTTGTCGGCGTAACCTCGGATTTGACGGCGCGATTCGATGCTGTCCAATTGGTCCGGCCGGCAGCCATCAAACTCGGTGGCAAGGGTGGCGGGGGACGGCGTGACATGGCCCAGGCGGGGGGCCAGATGGCGCTGGCGCGGAGGCGGCGCTCGCGGCCGTCGGCGATGCGCTGCGCCACGCCGAGAGTGCGGCCTGACCCCAGGCACAGCATTGAGACAAATTAACCTCCTTGCCACCAGGCGGGAGACAATCGGTTCCAGCAGCGTGAGGGCCAGTCAAATGTTCAAGAAAATATTGGTGCCGATCGACCTCACCGAATATTCCATTGCGAAACGCGCCCTCGACGCGGCCGCTGAACTCGCTCTGCAGTCGAAGGGAGCGCTCCGGCTGTTGACGGTTGAAACTCTGCTCCCCGCGAGTTTCATGGAATATGTTCCCCCCGAATTTGATAAGTCACAGCAGGAACGCGCCTCTCGTGAATTGGAGAACATCGCCGATGGTCTGAATTTTCCCAAGGAAAACAGATCCTGCACCGTGCGATTCGGCGGCGTTTACGTGGAGATATTGGCTGAGGCGCAAGAATGGGGGGCCGATCTTATCGTGGTCGGTTCGCATCGGCCTTCGATGGCGACCTATCTCATCGGCTCAAACGCCAAAACGATCGTGCGCCATGCGAACTGTTCGGTATTGGTCATACGCTCGTAAAAAATCGGAAATTTTGCGATCGTGGCAACCGGGTCGGGCTTCATCCGTTAACGAATCTCCATACTGCCATTTTGGGGATGAAACGGAGGAAAACCAGATGAACCAACAGATTCAACGTGGGACGGAAGACGCCGTCGAAAGGGCAGAGGCCGCGGTCAGCGCCATCTCGAAGAACATTCAAGCAATTGCCGGGGAATATCTGGAGATTTCCAAGCAATCGATTGAACATTCGACGCAAACCATGGAAAAACTTCGCAATGCGCGAGGCCTCCAGGAGGTGTTTGCCATCCAGTCCACCTACGTCAAAGAAGCGCTCGAGAACTCGGCTGAGCACGCGCGAAAATTCACAGAACTGTTTGCGGCGTTCCCTCGCGAGATCACGAAAACCTACCAAGATGCTTGGCGTCAATCGATCGACACCTTCGGGCAAGTGACCGAAACAGCCACCCAGACCGCTGCCGAAAACGTCGATCGTCTTTCCGACGCGGTGGGAAAAACCTCAAGCGCTTTCGAAAATCGCGACCGTGCGTGACAAAGGTCACGAAATTGCCGCCGGAATCTTGAGCCGATAAGCCGGTTCGATCCACGAGGCGAACATTAGATGTTGGTGGCGGGAAAAAGTCCCGCTATCAGCTTCGGTCAGCCTGCTCCGGTCCAAGGGCTTGCCAAGTCTCGCAAAGGTCTGGAAGCTCAATGGCAGATCGGGCGAGCTAATGCGCGGCGCAGATCTTAATTCGTTCGGCCGCCATTGGCATTCACGCCTTTAATGAGATTCAGGCAAAGATGCGAAAGCTCCTTCTCGTCCGCCATGCCGAAGCTGCAGCTTGCTCTCCCGAAGGAGATTTGGCGCGGGAGCTGACGCTTCAGGGCCGAACCGATGCCGGTCGCATGGGCGCGTATCTTTGCCAGATGAGGCTCATCCCCGATCTCGCCCTCGCCTCGCCGGCGCGCCGCGCGCTCGACACGCTGGACGCGATTTTGCAGGTCTTGCCCCGCGTCGCTCGCGAGGTGAACCCTTCGCTCTACAATGCGGATACCGACACCTTGCATGATGTCGTGGCCGAAACTCCGGGGTCGGTCCGGACGTTGCTGATCGTCGGACATAATCCGGGTATCGCGGAATTTGCACGGCTTCTGGTCAGCGGCCGGGATAAGGGGGCGCCGCTCCCCCGCAATTTTCCGGCGCCTTGTATCGCGGTGATAGATTTGGAGTGTGACCCTTGGCATGACATGGGCACCGCTCACGCCCGGCTCGACAGCTTCATGTCGTTTGCGAACCTCCCAGGCTACGATCATATTCCGCGTGCGCAAAAGATGCGCTGAACTCTGCGGGGAGTCGGTCCCAGAAAGAGATGCATGATGACTCCCGGGGTCTTCGGCCTGATCGTCATCGCAATGGGCGCGATCTTGGCGGGCCGTACCGGCGCTAATGAGCTGCCAACGCAACCTTCCGGATCCTTGGTCGCCGTTGCCTCTGAGGAATCCTCGCCCTCCCCGCCGAACAATGAATTGGCGTTTCGTCCCAGCGAACGCGCCGTCACGAATTGGCGTCTGGAAGCCGCCGCCAACCTTGACCTGAAGCCTGACCTTAAGACCAAACTCGCCGACGGAAGCGCGCCCGAAGTTCCGCGCTGTGTAAAGCTGAACAATTATTGGTGCATAAAACGCGCGGGCTGGGCTGGCGAGATTGCAGCGGACTCCGAAGGCCATGTCGCCTTTGCTTCCGCCCTCGACGGCGCAGTCGCCGCGGCAATCCTGGTCCGGCGTTACTATCAAGAATATAACCGCCACTCGGCCTCGGCCATTCTCTCGCGTTGGGCACCCGCCCAATGCGGCGGGATGACAGCCACGGTCGGCACCAAGCGGCAAAGGGCGGCCCCGGCGCAACCTGAAACGCTGCACGGCATCGCCCCCCTGGGCATCCAAAATACGCTGCGCGCCCGCTGGCTAGCCGCGCACCGGCGCGGCTTCCCCAACCGTGGCAAGGCCCTGGCCGCGTCTGCTTCCGTGGTGCCGAGCCGACCGCTGGCCCTGATGCGAGCGCCCGAGATTGCGGTCGGCATGGGCGAGCCGGAACGCTCAACACCGGTTCGGGTTCGGATTGCCGCGTTGGAATTCCCAACGCCCCCGCCGCGCAACATCGTTTCTTGCCTGGGAGACAGCCAGCGTATCCGAAATTACACGCTCCG encodes:
- the otsA gene encoding alpha,alpha-trehalose-phosphate synthase (UDP-forming); amino-acid sequence: MVHLELLYKPTGINRKASTGRLVVVSNRVPLPSPSSGPSAGGLAVALEAALRERGGLWFGWSGKTSEETDPAPQLRSFGPITYAVCDLPRRDIEQYYHGFANGALWPICHYRLDLADLSECNAAAYFRVNEQFARRLAKMLRPDDIVWVHDYHFMPMASFLRQLGCANRIGFFLHIPWPGPDVATALPAYQRLIRSLGSYDVIGFQTNSDADNFRDCIVNANAGRVAGGDWCEVDGRRVQVNAFPISIDTQAFAQEAQAGEKNISVKRTLASLDGRDLIIGVDRLDYSKGLKKRIEAFCGFIERSPQATRARVTMLQITPKSRSEVPEYARMQRELAEEVGRVNGKLGDVDWTPLRYINKTISRSALAGLYRIARIGLVTPLRDGMNLVAKEYVAAQSPENPGVLILSQFAGAAQELKSALIVNPYDVEATSAAIARAFTMPIEERKDRWNAMMTVLRANTIHDWTTHFLQALGSEPDGAEIDSALNGPSASAEIGRSDSRPAPPLWTALRH
- the recA gene encoding recombinase RecA, with protein sequence MPPASLRVVEGTSVDKTKALDAALSQIERAFGKGSIMRLGKNQKVVEIDTVPTGSLGLDIALGVGGLPRGRVIEIYGPESSGKTTLTLHVIAEAQKKGGVCAFIDAEHALDTIYARKLGVNLEDLLISQPDTGEQALEITDTLVRSGAVDVLVIDSVAALTPRAEIEGEMGDSQPGLQARLMSQALRKLTASISRSQTMVIFINQIRMKIGVMYGSPETTTGGNALKFYASVRLDIRRIGSIKDHDEVTGNQTRVKVVKNKVAPPFKQVEFDIMYGEGISKIGELIDLGVKAGVVEKSGAWFSYDSQRLGQGRENSKNFLKANPQLAERIEKEIRENSGLIADRILDQADGSAEDTGS
- a CDS encoding universal stress protein UspA → MFKKILVPIDLTEYSIAKRALDAAAELALQSKGALRLLTVETLLPASFMEYVPPEFDKSQQERASRELENIADGLNFPKENRSCTVRFGGVYVEILAEAQEWGADLIVVGSHRPSMATYLIGSNAKTIVRHANCSVLVIRS
- a CDS encoding phosphohistidine phosphatase — translated: MRKLLLVRHAEAAACSPEGDLARELTLQGRTDAGRMGAYLCQMRLIPDLALASPARRALDTLDAILQVLPRVAREVNPSLYNADTDTLHDVVAETPGSVRTLLIVGHNPGIAEFARLLVSGRDKGAPLPRNFPAPCIAVIDLECDPWHDMGTAHARLDSFMSFANLPGYDHIPRAQKMR